A region from the Chloroflexota bacterium genome encodes:
- a CDS encoding 5'-methylthioadenosine/S-adenosylhomocysteine nucleosidase, translating to MPDFRIVILISADVEWQAVSKCFADAKREVSPFGEWFSVELPVGGQTERVIFFHGGWGKIAAAASTQYVIDRWRPEVVINLGTCGGFAGEVEAGAILLVERTVVYDIIDQMGDPAEAIAFYASDLDLSWLREPFPMPVRRVPIVSADRDLIAAEIPRLKAEYGAIAGDWESGAIAFVAKRNGVHCLILRGVTDLVSEQSGEAYGNFGLFAERAEAMMRRLVEGLAGWVKRAQF from the coding sequence ATGCCAGACTTTCGGATCGTGATCCTTATTTCAGCCGACGTGGAGTGGCAAGCCGTCTCCAAATGTTTCGCCGACGCCAAGCGGGAGGTCTCGCCGTTTGGCGAATGGTTCAGCGTTGAACTGCCAGTCGGCGGCCAGACCGAGCGAGTCATCTTCTTTCACGGCGGCTGGGGCAAGATCGCGGCGGCGGCTTCGACTCAGTATGTGATTGATCGCTGGAGGCCCGAAGTGGTGATCAATCTTGGCACATGCGGCGGCTTTGCGGGTGAAGTGGAAGCGGGCGCGATCCTGCTGGTGGAACGGACGGTCGTTTACGACATCATTGATCAGATGGGCGACCCTGCCGAAGCAATTGCCTTTTACGCCAGCGACCTTGATCTGTCGTGGTTGCGCGAGCCGTTTCCCATGCCGGTTCGCCGCGTCCCAATTGTGTCCGCAGACCGGGACTTGATCGCCGCCGAGATTCCGCGCCTCAAAGCCGAGTATGGTGCCATTGCCGGAGATTGGGAGTCGGGGGCGATTGCGTTCGTGGCAAAGCGCAACGGCGTTCACTGTTTGATTCTGCGCGGCGTGACGGATTTGGTGAGCGAGCAGAGCGGCGAGGCTTACGGCAACTTTGGGCTGTTTGCCGAGCGCGCGGAAGCGATGATGCGGCGGTTGGTTGAGGGGTTGGCAGGGTGGGTTAAGCGGGCGCAGTTTTGA
- the der gene encoding ribosome biogenesis GTPase Der has translation MRKPLVALVGRPNVGKSTLFNRLIGERLAVVDDTPGTTRDRQFAEAEWNGLRFDVVDTGGIEVLGRDPSAKPLSVDSADFIPQIREQAILAITEADVVVFVNDILTGVTAADLEVAAILRRHQKNVNGVPRPPIILAVNKADNVKRLDEVYNFYELGMGEPIGISGLNGLNTGDLLDEIVAALPKPEAVEEDDSVKIAIVGRPNVGKSSLLNKLLGEERVIVSPIPGTTRDAIDTRLELEGVAVTLIDTAGIRRRGRIEVGVEKYSVLRTYKALDRADVALLLLDAQEGIAAQDAHIAGMVLEKNRSVVVVVNKWDAIEKDTHTMNAFSEKVRDQLHFLDYVPVLFISAKTGQRVEQVLPTALSVQEERLVRIPTSELNRIVRDAVSKHAAPSRTGRRLKIYYATQVDTDPPTFLFHVNDPKLVHFTYRRFLENQIRETYGFLGTPLRLSFRASGESEI, from the coding sequence ATGCGAAAACCTCTCGTTGCCCTTGTGGGCCGGCCCAACGTGGGCAAATCAACTCTCTTCAATCGCCTCATCGGCGAACGCCTGGCAGTGGTAGACGACACGCCCGGCACCACCCGCGACCGCCAATTTGCCGAAGCCGAATGGAACGGCCTGCGCTTTGACGTGGTGGACACCGGCGGCATCGAGGTGCTGGGCCGCGACCCGTCGGCCAAACCGCTCTCGGTAGACTCGGCGGACTTCATCCCTCAGATTCGCGAGCAGGCTATACTCGCCATCACCGAAGCCGATGTCGTCGTTTTTGTGAACGACATTCTCACCGGGGTCACCGCCGCCGACTTGGAAGTGGCCGCGATCTTGCGCCGTCACCAGAAGAACGTGAACGGCGTTCCGCGCCCGCCCATCATTCTGGCCGTCAACAAGGCCGACAACGTCAAGCGGCTCGATGAGGTTTACAACTTCTACGAGCTGGGCATGGGCGAGCCGATTGGCATCTCGGGGTTGAACGGGTTGAACACCGGCGACCTGCTCGACGAGATCGTGGCGGCCCTGCCGAAGCCGGAAGCGGTTGAAGAGGACGACTCGGTGAAGATCGCCATCGTCGGTCGCCCCAACGTCGGCAAGAGTAGCCTGCTTAACAAACTGCTCGGCGAAGAGCGCGTCATCGTCTCTCCGATTCCGGGCACGACGCGAGACGCCATTGATACCCGGCTGGAGTTGGAAGGGGTGGCCGTCACCCTGATTGACACCGCCGGGATTCGGCGGCGTGGCCGCATTGAGGTGGGCGTAGAGAAATACAGCGTTCTGCGAACCTACAAGGCGCTCGACCGGGCCGACGTGGCCCTGTTGTTGCTGGATGCGCAGGAAGGCATCGCGGCTCAAGACGCGCATATCGCCGGCATGGTGCTGGAAAAAAACCGGAGCGTGGTCGTCGTCGTCAACAAGTGGGACGCGATTGAGAAAGACACTCACACCATGAACGCCTTTAGCGAAAAGGTGCGCGACCAATTGCACTTTTTGGATTACGTGCCCGTGCTCTTCATCTCGGCCAAGACCGGCCAGCGCGTTGAGCAAGTTTTGCCGACGGCCCTAAGTGTCCAAGAAGAGCGCCTGGTCCGCATTCCGACTTCGGAACTCAATCGCATCGTGCGCGACGCAGTGAGCAAGCACGCCGCGCCCTCCCGCACAGGCCGCCGCCTGAAGATTTACTACGCCACCCAGGTGGACACCGACCCGCCGACATTTTTGTTCCACGTCAACGATCCCAAACTGGTTCACTTTACTTACCGCCGCTTCCTGGAGAATCAGATTCGGGAAACGTATGGCTTTCTCGGCACGCCGCTCAGGCTGAGCTTCCGGGCCAGCGGCGAATCGGAGATATAA
- a CDS encoding nucleoside phosphorylase: protein MQALYPILEFDPSPNAILEPHLIHDKIAIPERCVVCFFADVFETLRANGKLKVIATQRSEIGDNPIYELDLDGRRLAAFHPGVGAPLAAAFLDEVIALGCRKFIACGGAGVLNREIAVGHLVVPTSAVRDEGTSYHYLPPSREVSVSPEGVVAIEAALKADGIDYIVGKTWTTDAIYRETPDKVKLRKEEGCLTVEMEAAAFFAVAQFRGVTFAQILYGGDNLDSEQWDSRHWDKRTSIREKLFWLAAEACLRL, encoded by the coding sequence ATGCAAGCTCTTTATCCTATTCTTGAATTTGATCCTTCGCCCAACGCCATCCTTGAGCCGCACTTGATCCACGACAAGATTGCCATTCCTGAACGTTGCGTGGTCTGCTTCTTCGCCGATGTGTTTGAAACGTTGAGAGCGAATGGCAAGCTCAAAGTGATAGCGACCCAAAGAAGTGAGATCGGCGACAACCCGATCTACGAACTTGACCTGGACGGGCGGCGGCTGGCGGCCTTTCATCCTGGTGTGGGCGCGCCGCTGGCGGCGGCTTTTTTGGACGAAGTGATCGCCCTCGGTTGCAGGAAGTTCATCGCCTGCGGCGGGGCTGGAGTCCTCAATCGTGAGATTGCCGTCGGGCATCTGGTGGTGCCAACGTCAGCGGTGCGCGACGAAGGGACGTCGTATCACTACCTGCCGCCGAGCCGCGAAGTGAGCGTCAGCCCGGAAGGTGTGGTCGCGATTGAAGCGGCGCTGAAAGCGGACGGCATTGATTACATCGTCGGCAAAACGTGGACGACCGACGCCATTTACCGCGAAACGCCAGACAAGGTGAAACTTCGGAAGGAAGAAGGCTGTCTAACGGTTGAGATGGAAGCCGCCGCCTTCTTCGCCGTCGCTCAGTTTCGGGGCGTGACCTTTGCCCAAATTCTTTACGGCGGCGATAACCTGGACAGCGAACAGTGGGACTCGCGCCACTGGGACAAGCGCACTTCGATCCGCGAGAAACTGTTCTGGCTGGCGGCTGAGGCGTGTTTACGGTTGTGA
- the pdxH gene encoding pyridoxamine 5'-phosphate oxidase → MLTSDLRKTYSFDGLNESDLAPNPFTQFGKWFQQAVAANLTEPNAMTLATATKDGLPSARMVLLKGFDESGFVFFTNYESQKGRELAENPNAALVFYWAELERQVRMAGPVSKVSLEESVSYFKSRPEGSRLGAWASRQSQVISDREMLEERLKALTVEYQDHEIPLPPFWGGYRLSPRTIEFWQGRPDRLHDRLRYTRHSDNRWLIERLSP, encoded by the coding sequence ATGCTCACCTCTGATCTTCGCAAGACCTACAGCTTTGACGGGTTGAACGAGAGCGATCTCGCTCCCAACCCTTTCACCCAATTTGGCAAATGGTTTCAGCAGGCGGTGGCGGCCAACCTCACCGAACCAAACGCCATGACGTTGGCGACGGCCACCAAAGACGGCCTCCCCTCGGCCCGCATGGTTCTGCTCAAAGGCTTCGACGAGAGCGGCTTCGTCTTCTTCACCAACTACGAAAGCCAGAAGGGCCGCGAACTGGCCGAGAACCCGAACGCGGCGCTGGTGTTTTATTGGGCCGAACTGGAGCGGCAGGTGCGGATGGCCGGCCCGGTGAGCAAAGTGTCGCTCGAAGAATCCGTGTCGTACTTCAAGAGCCGGCCAGAAGGTAGCCGCCTCGGCGCGTGGGCGTCGCGTCAAAGCCAGGTGATTTCGGATCGCGAAATGTTGGAAGAACGATTGAAAGCGTTGACGGTTGAATATCAGGATCACGAGATTCCTCTGCCGCCGTTTTGGGGGGGCTACCGCCTCTCGCCTCGAACCATCGAATTTTGGCAGGGCCGCCCCGATCGTTTACACGACCGCTTGCGTTACACAAGACACAGTGATAACCGTTGGTTGATTGAGAGATTGTCGCCATAA
- a CDS encoding tetratricopeptide repeat protein has translation MAGRRDIFEKAVNEGNSAAWDQQWEQAVAAYRAALGEFPDDTGVLSNLGLALLAMNKPDEALIVYQHTARLSPGDSVAIEKSAEILEQLGRASEAALAYLAVAEIHAARRDAVKAIENWSRAAEMAPDNLQAHLRLATAYDRTNRPAEAIAEYLTVARLVQQQGDGQKALQAAQRAVQIDPRNNEAMQAVEMIQRGVALPAPQRKRGGTGPLRKRPFADFAKEAATSGEAHKPEKKSNPMVAARDAAMSKLASLLFDIGDDESETTRQGQGGLFKKAITDPFKNARDNKAQIITYVTQAIDVQTKGDLNAAAAFYEKALRAGMEHGALNYTLAAAYFDLERYTDAIKQFQPATNHLEYAAGAHFGLGLCYGRDGEMADAVSHLLDCLRLVDMGTVQPRQADSLSGLYENFQESLERSNQSEEELTKIGENLIAFLSGPDWQNRVGQARQRLNSQQDADAGMLAPLAEMLYIPGAEHVMEVMNAIEKYMSRKWLDTAMNEAHRGVELSPTYLPIHLKIAEILVAQNKTEAAIAKYNVIAELYRVRGESLRAGKMYEQMVRLAPMDLDIRAKLIDLLMAQGRIEDAVRQHLDMAVAHQDLADLEKARQTYAEALRLAQSPGVDRSLASQALHCMGDIDIQRLDWRQALRTYEQIKVADPNDSQARATLIDLHFRLGQARQALVETDDWIKQLIASGNIAGAAAFIESLVDSRTDDIGLRSRLVRLYQQTGRKADAIAQLETIGDLQIQAGRKADAAQTIQAILALGPDDPASYQQLLAELQASG, from the coding sequence ATGGCCGGTCGTCGCGATATCTTTGAGAAAGCAGTCAACGAAGGCAACTCCGCCGCCTGGGATCAGCAGTGGGAGCAGGCCGTTGCCGCCTACCGCGCCGCGCTGGGAGAATTCCCCGACGACACGGGCGTGCTCTCCAACCTGGGCCTGGCCCTGCTGGCCATGAACAAGCCGGACGAGGCGCTGATCGTTTACCAGCACACGGCGCGCCTCAGCCCCGGCGACTCGGTCGCTATTGAGAAGTCGGCGGAGATTTTGGAACAGCTTGGCCGGGCCAGCGAAGCGGCCCTGGCATACCTGGCTGTGGCCGAGATTCACGCCGCCCGTCGCGACGCAGTGAAGGCCATTGAGAACTGGAGCCGGGCCGCCGAGATGGCCCCCGATAACCTGCAAGCGCATTTGCGGCTGGCTACGGCTTACGACCGCACCAACCGCCCGGCTGAAGCCATTGCCGAGTACCTCACCGTTGCCCGGCTGGTGCAACAACAGGGTGACGGACAAAAAGCGCTGCAGGCCGCGCAACGCGCCGTGCAAATTGACCCGCGCAACAACGAAGCCATGCAGGCCGTGGAAATGATTCAGCGCGGGGTGGCCCTGCCCGCGCCGCAACGCAAACGCGGCGGCACCGGCCCGCTTCGCAAACGCCCCTTCGCCGACTTTGCCAAAGAGGCGGCTACGTCGGGCGAGGCGCACAAGCCGGAGAAGAAGTCGAACCCGATGGTCGCCGCGCGTGACGCGGCTATGAGCAAGCTGGCCTCTCTGCTATTCGACATTGGCGACGACGAATCTGAGACAACCCGGCAGGGACAGGGCGGTCTCTTCAAAAAAGCCATCACCGATCCGTTCAAGAACGCGCGCGACAACAAAGCCCAAATCATCACTTACGTCACTCAAGCTATTGACGTGCAAACCAAAGGCGACCTCAACGCGGCGGCGGCTTTTTACGAAAAGGCGCTTCGGGCCGGCATGGAACATGGCGCTCTCAATTACACTTTAGCCGCCGCCTACTTTGATCTCGAACGCTACACCGACGCCATCAAGCAGTTTCAACCGGCCACCAATCATCTTGAGTACGCCGCCGGGGCGCACTTTGGCCTCGGCCTGTGTTATGGCCGCGACGGCGAAATGGCGGACGCAGTCAGTCACCTGCTCGACTGCTTGCGGCTGGTAGACATGGGAACTGTCCAGCCCCGCCAGGCCGACAGCCTGAGCGGGCTGTACGAAAACTTCCAGGAAAGCCTGGAACGCAGTAACCAGTCGGAAGAAGAATTGACGAAGATCGGCGAAAACCTGATCGCTTTCCTCTCCGGCCCCGACTGGCAGAACCGGGTGGGACAGGCCCGCCAGCGGTTGAACTCGCAACAAGACGCGGACGCAGGCATGCTTGCGCCGCTGGCCGAGATGCTCTACATCCCCGGCGCTGAGCACGTGATGGAAGTGATGAACGCCATTGAGAAGTATATGTCCAGGAAATGGCTGGACACGGCCATGAACGAGGCCCACCGGGGCGTGGAACTCTCGCCCACTTACCTGCCCATCCATCTCAAGATCGCCGAAATTCTGGTGGCCCAGAATAAAACCGAAGCCGCCATTGCCAAGTACAACGTCATCGCCGAACTCTACCGCGTGCGCGGCGAGTCGCTCCGCGCCGGAAAAATGTATGAGCAGATGGTGCGTCTGGCCCCAATGGATCTCGACATTCGCGCCAAACTGATTGACTTGCTCATGGCTCAGGGCCGCATCGAAGACGCCGTGCGCCAGCACCTGGATATGGCCGTGGCCCACCAGGACCTGGCCGACCTGGAAAAGGCCCGCCAGACTTACGCCGAAGCCCTGCGGCTGGCGCAAAGCCCCGGCGTCGATCGTTCGCTGGCTTCACAAGCCCTGCATTGCATGGGCGACATTGATATTCAGCGCCTCGACTGGCGGCAAGCCCTGCGAACCTACGAGCAGATCAAAGTCGCGGATCCAAACGACAGCCAGGCCCGCGCCACCCTGATCGATCTTCACTTCCGGCTCGGCCAGGCCCGGCAGGCGCTGGTGGAAACCGACGACTGGATCAAGCAACTAATCGCCTCTGGCAACATCGCCGGAGCCGCCGCCTTCATCGAAAGCCTGGTGGACAGCCGGACCGACGATATTGGCTTGCGCTCGCGCCTGGTGCGGCTCTACCAGCAAACGGGCCGCAAAGCCGACGCTATTGCCCAACTCGAGACCATCGGCGACTTGCAAATACAAGCCGGGCGCAAGGCTGACGCCGCCCAGACCATTCAAGCCATCCTGGCCCTGGGGCCAGACGACCCGGCAAGCTACCAACAACTGCTGGCTGAACTGCAAGCATCAGGCTAA
- a CDS encoding TIGR00159 family protein, whose protein sequence is MFQRLDWLGVVDILLVTVVFFSIFVVMRGTQAVVLLRGVILLVVAVALLGGFFRLRAFTWLLRSTLPALLLAIPVIFQPEIRRALERLGRASVFLNFGEKETHGQPVIEAICTTCQRLSEKRYGALIVIEREVGLREYIDTGVKMDAVVSSELLVQIFFKDTPLHDGAVILQNGRIVSAACVLPLSTETNLTQQQFGLRHRAALGISEVSDAVAVIVSEQTGTISVTHNGKMIRRLDAARLQNILTAFHRPQSQSVWRWLRRAESQKESAKKSSEAG, encoded by the coding sequence ATCTTCCAACGACTCGACTGGCTCGGCGTCGTTGATATTCTGCTAGTTACCGTCGTCTTCTTTAGCATATTTGTGGTGATGCGCGGCACGCAGGCTGTCGTGCTCCTGCGCGGCGTGATTCTGCTGGTGGTGGCCGTCGCCCTGCTGGGCGGCTTCTTTCGCCTGCGCGCCTTCACCTGGTTACTGCGCAGCACCCTGCCCGCCCTGCTCCTGGCCATCCCCGTCATCTTCCAGCCGGAAATCCGGCGCGCCCTGGAACGGCTGGGCCGGGCCAGCGTCTTCCTGAACTTCGGCGAAAAAGAAACGCACGGCCAGCCCGTCATCGAAGCCATTTGCACCACCTGCCAGCGCCTCTCCGAAAAACGCTACGGCGCCCTCATCGTCATCGAACGCGAAGTGGGCTTGCGCGAATATATTGACACCGGCGTCAAGATGGACGCCGTTGTGTCCTCCGAATTGCTGGTGCAAATCTTCTTCAAAGACACACCCTTGCACGACGGCGCGGTGATTTTGCAAAACGGGCGCATCGTCAGCGCCGCCTGCGTCCTGCCGCTTTCAACCGAAACCAACCTGACGCAACAGCAATTCGGCCTGCGCCATCGCGCCGCCCTCGGCATCAGCGAAGTGTCGGATGCTGTGGCCGTCATCGTCTCCGAGCAGACCGGCACCATTTCGGTGACTCACAATGGTAAAATGATCAGGCGATTGGATGCCGCCCGCCTGCAAAACATTCTGACCGCCTTCCATCGTCCCCAGAGCCAGAGCGTCTGGCGCTGGTTGAGACGGGCTGAGTCTCAAAAAGAGTCGGCCAAAAAATCCTCCGAAGCAGGATAG
- a CDS encoding CPBP family intramembrane metalloprotease, whose translation MTISQSSERPLVERVFLEPQERRLRTGWRIGIHGLALFVAIFLFSIPAGLAQLVGAPEIVVLATGQGAFVLAVTVTVFLARRFLDRRTILSLGFARLNAVKDAVAGFVIAGLIMGAIFVIEWALGWLRVESMAWTTESLFTVIIQLFVWLLIFLAGAWTEELLCRGYWLQNIAEGRGLVWGVIVSSVLFGLLHGLNPNVTVTAIALLVLAGVFLAVPYLYTRQLWMSIGLHLGWNYFEGNIFGFQVSGLDTFRLIRSTVSGPELITGGAFGPEAGLIVLVAMALGTLLIYFYTRGRH comes from the coding sequence ATGACTATATCTCAATCCAGTGAACGACCTTTGGTCGAGCGGGTATTTTTAGAGCCACAGGAGCGGCGGTTGCGCACCGGCTGGCGGATCGGCATTCATGGGCTGGCGCTGTTTGTGGCTATATTCCTGTTTAGCATTCCGGCGGGGTTGGCGCAGTTGGTGGGTGCGCCGGAGATAGTGGTTCTGGCGACGGGGCAGGGCGCTTTCGTGTTGGCGGTGACGGTGACGGTCTTTTTAGCGCGCCGGTTTTTGGATCGGCGGACGATTTTGAGTCTGGGTTTTGCGCGTCTCAACGCGGTAAAAGATGCAGTCGCCGGCTTTGTGATTGCCGGCCTGATTATGGGCGCGATCTTTGTGATCGAGTGGGCGCTGGGTTGGTTACGAGTCGAGTCGATGGCGTGGACGACGGAGTCGTTATTCACAGTCATCATTCAGTTGTTCGTCTGGCTGTTGATCTTTCTAGCGGGCGCGTGGACGGAAGAGTTGTTGTGCCGGGGCTACTGGTTGCAAAACATTGCCGAGGGGCGCGGCCTCGTTTGGGGGGTGATCGTTTCATCCGTGTTATTCGGACTCCTGCACGGCCTGAACCCGAATGTGACGGTGACGGCGATTGCGTTGTTGGTGCTGGCCGGAGTCTTTTTGGCCGTGCCCTACTTGTATACCCGCCAGTTGTGGATGTCCATTGGCCTGCATCTGGGCTGGAATTATTTTGAAGGCAATATCTTCGGGTTTCAGGTGAGCGGGCTGGATACGTTCCGGCTCATTCGCTCGACAGTCAGCGGGCCGGAGCTTATCACCGGCGGCGCGTTTGGTCCCGAGGCCGGGCTGATTGTGTTGGTGGCGATGGCTCTGGGCACGTTGCTGATTTACTTTTACACTCGTGGCCGCCATTAG
- the lepB gene encoding signal peptidase I — MEIPETPAQEAQPQETHTTSVGHRAKSLLREIIETILLTVVIFVTVNAITGRFKIFGGSMDDTFRSGQYIIVNRLAYKFGAPERGDVIVFVPPGTPASTPVERILGLPGETDYIKRIVGVPGDTVAILGGQLSINNQVYEEPYIKEPMRSFGDQVWVLGPDEYFALGDNRNASKDSRDPSVGPISAESIVGRVWAVYWPFSDWRLVVHYRYK; from the coding sequence GTGGAAATTCCAGAAACACCGGCGCAAGAGGCGCAACCACAGGAAACACATACTACGAGCGTCGGCCACCGGGCCAAGTCGCTCTTGCGCGAAATCATCGAGACGATCCTGCTCACAGTCGTCATCTTCGTCACCGTCAATGCCATCACCGGTCGCTTCAAAATTTTCGGCGGCAGTATGGATGACACTTTCAGGAGCGGGCAGTACATCATCGTCAACCGGCTCGCTTACAAGTTTGGCGCGCCCGAACGCGGCGATGTCATCGTCTTTGTGCCGCCGGGCACGCCGGCCAGCACGCCCGTTGAGCGCATTCTGGGCCTGCCCGGCGAGACCGATTACATCAAACGCATCGTGGGCGTGCCGGGCGACACGGTTGCCATCCTCGGCGGCCAGTTGAGCATCAACAACCAGGTTTACGAAGAGCCTTATATCAAGGAACCGATGCGGTCGTTCGGCGATCAGGTTTGGGTGCTGGGGCCGGACGAATACTTTGCCCTGGGCGACAATCGCAACGCTTCCAAAGATTCGCGTGATCCCAGCGTGGGACCGATCAGCGCCGAAAGCATCGTGGGCCGGGTGTGGGCCGTCTACTGGCCGTTTTCCGACTGGCGGCTGGTGGTGCATTATCGGTACAAGTGA
- the argF gene encoding ornithine carbamoyltransferase, producing MRHFLAIADLSKTEIENLLDLTLKLKKERAKGGNKPVLAGKTLGMVFQKPSLRTRVSFEMAMHHLGGQAMYLSPAEIGLGQRESVPDVARVLAGYVDAIMARVFDHQHILTLAEYSKVPVINGLSDHNHPCQALADVLTILEHKKRLDGLTVAYVGDGNNVAASLAHACARLGMNFRIATPADYELSTPAAIKAREFATQSGSQIFETVDPYEAARDADVIYTDTWTSMGQEAETEKRKAVFPPYQVNAALLSKAKPDAIVMHCLPAHRGQEITDEVADGPNSVIFPQAENRMHAQKAILVTLLGEQGKKPKATLKKAVKPRKAAKPKKSAKKK from the coding sequence GTGCGCCATTTTCTTGCCATCGCCGACCTCAGCAAAACCGAAATCGAAAACCTGCTTGACCTTACGCTCAAGCTGAAGAAGGAACGCGCCAAAGGCGGCAACAAGCCAGTGCTGGCCGGCAAGACGCTGGGCATGGTCTTTCAAAAGCCCTCGCTCCGCACTCGCGTCTCGTTTGAAATGGCAATGCACCACCTCGGCGGTCAGGCCATGTACCTCTCGCCGGCCGAGATCGGCCTGGGCCAGCGCGAGTCGGTGCCCGACGTGGCCCGGGTGCTGGCCGGTTACGTGGACGCTATCATGGCCCGCGTCTTCGATCACCAGCACATTTTGACTCTGGCCGAGTATTCCAAAGTCCCGGTGATCAACGGCCTCTCGGATCACAACCACCCCTGCCAGGCGCTGGCCGACGTGCTGACCATTCTCGAACACAAGAAGCGACTCGACGGGTTGACCGTCGCCTACGTGGGCGACGGCAACAACGTCGCCGCCTCGCTGGCTCACGCCTGCGCCAGGCTCGGCATGAATTTCCGCATTGCCACCCCGGCAGATTACGAACTGTCAACCCCGGCGGCCATCAAAGCGCGCGAATTTGCAACCCAGAGCGGAAGCCAGATTTTTGAGACGGTTGACCCTTACGAAGCCGCGCGCGACGCCGACGTGATCTACACCGACACCTGGACGAGCATGGGCCAGGAAGCCGAGACCGAAAAGCGCAAAGCCGTCTTCCCGCCTTACCAGGTGAATGCCGCCCTGTTGAGCAAAGCCAAACCGGATGCCATCGTCATGCACTGCCTGCCGGCGCACCGCGGCCAGGAAATCACCGACGAGGTGGCCGACGGCCCCAACAGCGTCATCTTCCCGCAAGCCGAAAATCGGATGCACGCGCAGAAAGCCATTCTGGTTACGTTGCTCGGCGAGCAAGGCAAAAAGCCAAAGGCTACACTCAAGAAAGCGGTCAAACCGCGCAAGGCGGCCAAACCGAAGAAGTCGGCAAAGAAGAAATAA
- a CDS encoding COX15/CtaA family protein — MKLNRFANYAWGVLAYNVAVILWGAYVRATGSGAGCGGHWPTCNGVIIPLAPTTKTLIEFSHRLSSGLALAAVVGLTVWAFRAYPKKHIVRKGAGASLALIIVEALLGAGLVLFGLVANDDSAARAISISLHLVNTFMLLAAITLTAWWASGGKPVEFSDTAVLPLAVGVLSMLALGVSGAIAALGDTLFPSTSLFAGLAQDFSASAHLFLRLRTYHPFIAIAVGLHLIVVASLYGFTSHDRKVKRLAMALIGMVVAQWAAGLINVFLLAPVWMQIVHLLLADTVWILLVLMVAGVLARAPQDEPFGMAADYAHL, encoded by the coding sequence ATGAAGTTAAACCGCTTTGCCAACTATGCTTGGGGCGTGCTGGCCTATAACGTCGCCGTCATCTTGTGGGGCGCTTACGTGCGGGCCACCGGCTCGGGGGCCGGGTGCGGCGGCCATTGGCCCACCTGCAACGGCGTCATCATTCCGCTTGCGCCTACCACCAAAACCCTGATCGAGTTCTCGCACCGCCTCTCAAGCGGGCTGGCCCTGGCCGCAGTCGTCGGTCTGACGGTCTGGGCGTTTCGGGCTTATCCCAAAAAGCACATTGTCCGAAAAGGGGCGGGGGCCTCGCTGGCGCTGATCATCGTCGAAGCCCTGCTTGGCGCCGGATTGGTGCTCTTCGGTCTGGTGGCAAATGACGACTCGGCTGCTCGCGCCATTTCCATTTCACTGCATCTCGTCAACACCTTCATGCTATTGGCCGCCATCACTCTCACGGCCTGGTGGGCCTCGGGCGGCAAACCGGTGGAATTCAGCGACACTGCCGTTTTGCCGTTGGCGGTTGGCGTGCTCTCGATGCTGGCGCTCGGCGTGAGCGGCGCGATTGCCGCGCTGGGCGACACGCTCTTTCCTTCTACCTCGCTCTTCGCCGGGCTGGCCCAGGATTTTTCTGCCAGCGCCCATCTCTTCCTTCGTCTGCGAACCTATCACCCTTTTATTGCCATTGCTGTCGGGTTGCACCTGATAGTCGTCGCCAGCCTGTACGGTTTCACCAGCCATGATCGGAAAGTGAAACGGCTGGCAATGGCTCTAATCGGGATGGTCGTGGCTCAGTGGGCCGCCGGCCTGATTAACGTCTTCCTGCTCGCGCCGGTATGGATGCAGATTGTTCACTTATTGTTGGCAGACACGGTTTGGATTTTGCTGGTGCTGATGGTTGCCGGAGTTCTGGCGCGCGCGCCGCAGGATGAACCGTTTGGAATGGCGGCGGATTATGCTCACCTCTGA